A genomic region of Bradyrhizobium sp. ORS 278 contains the following coding sequences:
- a CDS encoding EAL domain-containing protein produces the protein MAGNVWQASDRNAFRTRVVAAARAATMLLTGGSSTSAWAAGPDFSVSSYVGAVEPDVLWKVVIGGIVVCAFLASVLIWIHSALRRTKRAQLRRNAFISSALNNLSQGLMMTDASGHVVFYNRRFLEIYGMNRGDISPGCTGRDLVELRRQRGLLKLSVDDYARQAREPEGSLTELPDGRAVRAKIFRLPTGGSIGIHEECTEQRRLERELASTKQFLESVVDQVPVCVAAKNIDDGRYIFANRAFEQFAKMPRDRIIGKRPSDLFGDETAADIAAADRAAMLAPGTTHRSELVVKRGDDKRILEAHRVVARNDKNEAQFLIALFDDATERRSLSLELEKTKKFLELVVDNIPVSLIVESARDGRYLLANRSAEVILNRKREDATGLTAADIFNPREARLIIARDEAAIRKRSLMTEEHPISTKDGLRLFLTRRVTVMGDADEPQYLIKTYEDVTDRRQTESRMAHMAYHDGLTDLPNRAAFLQALSQMIEACRDTDEEFAVLNVDLKGLKDVNDVFGHAIGDKLLVEVARRVHAVSRGGVVSRLSGDEFGLIIDGKQPEAARALAEQLAEAIAVEFQIEGKSIRTALTTGISVFPHNGSDPASLLANAGAALFRAKAKARGSITFYEPEMDQQIRDRRVLHQELSVAIKHGELSLYFQPQANSGRTVDASEITGFEALARWQHPVRGFVPPSDFIPLAEESGLIVEMGEWILREACREAASWPKPLQVAVNLSPAQFVHGDLVALVHSILLETGLSPGRLELEITEGVLIEDFDRGVALLRRLKALGVRVSMDDFGSGYSSLSYLQAFPFDKIKIDRAFVMNLGRNPQSAAIIRAVIGLGHGMNMSIVAEGVETPEQLGFLAEQGCDSVQGYLLGKPLPINKYDGVVGRAHDDVVATVRKTG, from the coding sequence ATGGCTGGCAACGTTTGGCAGGCGAGCGACCGAAACGCGTTTCGTACGCGTGTCGTTGCGGCCGCAAGGGCCGCCACGATGCTGCTCACGGGGGGGTCGTCGACGTCGGCATGGGCTGCCGGGCCCGACTTCTCCGTCTCCAGCTATGTCGGCGCTGTCGAGCCCGATGTGCTCTGGAAGGTCGTGATCGGCGGTATTGTCGTATGCGCCTTCCTGGCCTCGGTCCTGATCTGGATCCACTCCGCCTTGCGGCGCACCAAGCGTGCCCAATTGCGGCGCAACGCCTTCATCAGCTCCGCCCTGAACAATCTGAGTCAGGGCTTGATGATGACCGACGCCAGCGGCCACGTCGTTTTCTACAACCGCCGCTTCCTCGAGATCTATGGCATGAACCGGGGGGATATTTCTCCGGGTTGCACCGGGCGGGATCTGGTTGAACTGCGCCGCCAGCGTGGCCTGCTCAAGCTCAGCGTCGACGACTATGCGCGCCAAGCCCGGGAGCCGGAGGGGTCTTTGACCGAATTGCCGGATGGCCGCGCGGTGCGCGCCAAGATCTTCCGGCTTCCGACCGGCGGATCGATCGGCATTCACGAAGAGTGCACGGAGCAGCGCCGGCTGGAACGTGAGCTCGCTTCGACCAAGCAGTTCCTGGAGTCGGTGGTCGACCAGGTTCCGGTCTGTGTCGCGGCCAAGAACATCGACGACGGCCGCTACATCTTCGCCAACCGCGCCTTCGAGCAGTTCGCGAAGATGCCGCGGGACCGGATCATCGGCAAGCGCCCGAGCGACCTGTTCGGCGACGAGACGGCCGCCGATATCGCGGCCGCCGACCGCGCCGCGATGCTGGCGCCCGGCACGACCCATCGCAGTGAGCTGGTCGTCAAACGCGGCGACGACAAGCGCATCCTGGAGGCCCACCGGGTCGTCGCGCGCAACGACAAGAACGAAGCTCAATTTCTGATCGCGCTGTTCGACGACGCGACCGAACGCCGCTCCCTCAGCCTGGAGCTCGAGAAGACCAAGAAATTCCTGGAGCTCGTGGTCGACAACATCCCGGTCTCGCTGATTGTCGAAAGCGCACGCGACGGCCGCTATCTGCTCGCCAACCGGAGCGCCGAGGTCATCCTCAACCGCAAGCGCGAGGACGCCACGGGTCTCACGGCCGCAGATATATTCAACCCGCGCGAGGCGCGGCTGATCATCGCGCGCGACGAGGCGGCGATCAGGAAACGCAGCCTGATGACCGAGGAGCATCCGATCTCGACGAAGGACGGCCTGCGCCTGTTCCTCACGCGGCGCGTGACGGTGATGGGCGACGCCGACGAGCCGCAATATCTGATCAAGACCTATGAGGACGTCACCGACCGCCGCCAGACCGAATCGCGGATGGCGCACATGGCCTATCATGACGGCCTCACGGATCTGCCGAACCGCGCCGCCTTCCTGCAGGCGTTGAGCCAGATGATCGAGGCTTGCCGGGATACGGACGAGGAGTTCGCGGTCCTCAATGTCGACCTCAAGGGTCTGAAGGACGTCAACGATGTCTTCGGCCACGCCATCGGCGACAAGCTGCTTGTCGAGGTCGCACGGCGGGTCCACGCCGTGTCCCGGGGCGGGGTGGTTTCGCGCCTGTCCGGAGACGAGTTCGGACTGATCATCGACGGCAAGCAGCCGGAGGCGGCCAGGGCGCTGGCGGAACAGCTGGCCGAGGCGATCGCCGTCGAATTCCAGATCGAGGGCAAGTCGATTCGGACCGCGCTCACCACCGGCATCTCGGTGTTTCCGCATAACGGCTCGGACCCGGCCTCGCTGCTCGCCAATGCCGGTGCCGCGCTGTTCCGCGCCAAAGCCAAGGCCCGCGGCAGCATCACGTTCTACGAGCCCGAGATGGACCAGCAGATCCGCGATCGCCGGGTCCTGCACCAGGAACTCTCGGTCGCGATCAAGCATGGCGAGCTGTCGCTGTACTTCCAGCCGCAGGCGAATTCCGGCCGCACCGTCGATGCCAGCGAGATCACCGGCTTCGAGGCGCTGGCGCGCTGGCAGCACCCGGTTCGCGGCTTCGTGCCGCCGAGCGACTTCATTCCGCTCGCCGAGGAGAGCGGCCTGATCGTCGAGATGGGTGAGTGGATCCTGCGCGAGGCTTGCCGCGAGGCGGCGTCCTGGCCGAAGCCGCTGCAGGTCGCGGTCAATCTGTCGCCGGCGCAGTTCGTTCATGGCGATCTGGTCGCGCTGGTGCATTCGATCCTGCTCGAGACCGGGCTGTCGCCGGGACGACTCGAACTCGAGATCACCGAGGGCGTGCTGATCGAGGATTTCGATCGCGGCGTTGCGCTGCTGCGGCGATTGAAGGCGCTGGGTGTCCGCGTCTCGATGGACGATTTCGGCAGCGGCTACTCTTCGCTGAGCTATCTGCAGGCGTTTCCGTTCGACAAGATCAAGATCGACCGCGCCTTTGTCATGAATCTCGGCCGCAACCCGCAATCGGCAGCGATCATCCGTGCGGTCATCGGTCTCGGTCACGGCATGAACATGTCGATCGTGGCCGAAGGTGTCGAGACGCCCGAGCAGCTCGGCTTCCTGGCCGAGCAGGGCTGCGATTCCGTCCAGGGCTACCTGCTCGGCAAGCCCCTGCCGATCAACAAATATGACGGCGTGGTTGGCCGGGCGCATGACGACGTCGTCGCCACCGTCCGCAAGACCGGCTGA
- a CDS encoding glycerol-3-phosphate dehydrogenase: protein MADYDLAIIGGGLNGVSLARDAAGRGLRVLLVEQGDLGGAASSATSRLVHGDLAALERRSLLRVRRSLAERDVWLTIAPHVVRPVRFAIPAHSNERPHWQLRTGLWLYDRLAARRRLPAASTLDVTHHPIGDALKRPIGTAFEYSDCVVDDSRLVALTALDAAERGAAIRTGARCIRADRDRLWRLAIIDRGHRRIVTAGALANAAGAWSVSTAETVLRQPPLRATARQINQIVVPRLFDVDAVYVFQNSDGRLIFAQPYAGAFTLIGTVAHGFTGDPAVVTVPAADVSYLCKAANRYFRSDIQPADVLRTVSGANMMLLRGEKAGQPEAVVSFDASRSKAPLLTMCGGDVTTVRRRAEQAVSRLARFFPMTPRWTAGMALPGGNFDWQHFEDLVDEAGDRWRFLGEAEARRMVGAYGTRLSEILGEARSRSDLGQAFGAQLTEAEVRYLMTKEWARFPEDVLWRRTKLGLSLSAAERDALAAFMAQAGASGSAAPRRDGDGDSPARAVELQSIGG from the coding sequence ATGGCGGACTACGATCTCGCGATCATAGGTGGCGGTCTCAACGGCGTCAGCCTCGCGCGCGACGCGGCGGGTCGAGGTTTGCGCGTGCTCCTGGTCGAGCAGGGCGATCTCGGCGGTGCTGCATCGTCGGCGACATCGCGACTCGTGCATGGCGACCTCGCCGCGCTGGAGCGGCGGAGCCTGTTGCGCGTGCGCAGGTCGCTCGCCGAGCGCGACGTGTGGCTGACGATCGCCCCGCATGTGGTGCGCCCGGTTCGCTTTGCGATTCCGGCTCATTCCAATGAGCGTCCGCACTGGCAGTTGCGGACCGGACTTTGGCTCTATGACCGGCTCGCGGCACGTCGGCGGTTGCCCGCGGCGTCGACGCTGGATGTGACGCATCATCCGATCGGCGACGCGCTGAAGCGCCCGATCGGGACGGCTTTCGAATATTCGGACTGCGTGGTCGACGATTCCCGGCTGGTGGCGCTGACGGCGCTGGATGCCGCCGAACGTGGCGCCGCCATCCGGACCGGCGCCCGCTGCATCCGCGCCGACCGCGACCGCCTCTGGCGTCTGGCGATCATCGACCGTGGCCATCGCCGCATCGTCACGGCTGGCGCGCTCGCCAATGCCGCGGGTGCCTGGAGCGTCTCGACCGCGGAGACGGTGCTGCGCCAGCCGCCGCTGCGCGCCACGGCAAGGCAGATCAACCAGATCGTGGTGCCCCGCCTGTTCGATGTGGACGCCGTCTACGTGTTCCAGAATTCGGACGGGCGGCTGATCTTCGCCCAACCCTATGCCGGCGCGTTCACTCTGATCGGCACGGTGGCTCACGGCTTCACGGGCGATCCTGCCGTGGTGACGGTGCCGGCGGCGGATGTGAGCTATCTCTGCAAGGCGGCCAATCGTTACTTCCGCTCCGACATTCAGCCCGCCGATGTCTTGAGAACCGTTTCCGGCGCCAACATGATGCTGCTGCGCGGGGAAAAGGCTGGGCAGCCTGAGGCCGTGGTGAGCTTCGATGCCAGCCGCAGCAAAGCGCCGCTCCTGACCATGTGCGGTGGCGATGTGACGACCGTCCGACGTCGCGCCGAGCAGGCCGTTTCAAGGCTTGCCAGGTTTTTTCCGATGACGCCGCGCTGGACGGCCGGGATGGCGTTGCCGGGAGGCAATTTCGATTGGCAGCATTTTGAGGACCTCGTCGACGAGGCAGGGGATCGCTGGCGCTTTCTTGGCGAGGCAGAGGCACGCCGCATGGTCGGCGCCTACGGCACCCGCCTGAGCGAGATCCTCGGCGAAGCCCGGAGCCGGTCGGATCTCGGCCAGGCTTTCGGCGCGCAGCTGACGGAGGCCGAGGTCCGCTATCTCATGACCAAGGAATGGGCGCGGTTTCCCGAGGACGTGCTGTGGCGCCGGACCAAGCTCGGCCTCAGCCTCTCGGCAGCCGAGCGCGATGCGCTGGCTGCCTTCATGGCGCAGGCGGGCGCCTCTGGGAGCGCCGCCCCCCGGCGCGACGGGGACGGGGATAGTCCGGCCCGCGCGGTTGAGCTGCAGTCGATCGGCGGCTAG
- a CDS encoding ABC transporter ATP-binding protein translates to MADHIATSEPAAEPALPPAPEPRPDPQPPILRIDNVAKAFGSFRAVDGVSLDIRAGEFFALLGPSGCGKTTLLRMLAGFETPDEGRILLSGEDIAQLLPHERPINMMFQNYALFPHLNVRDNIAFGLKRAGMPRAEIATRVAEMVALVRLDGLEKRKPDQLSGGQKQRVALARSLARRPQVLLLDEPMAALDKKLRESTQLELMELQRRLGMTFIIVTHDQEEAMTVATRIGVMNAGKLEQVAVPRRLYEEPASRWVAEFVGDINMFEGEVTAREPLRLRVSTAHAGELVAAQPVVPITESKVAVAIRPEKIRLALRRPAADAAGINCVQGAISDASYLGGKTVYKIRLDGGAVLHASQANTARLDADGYGLNQRVVAWFTPDDCVVLER, encoded by the coding sequence ATGGCCGACCACATCGCGACTTCAGAGCCCGCCGCGGAGCCGGCGCTACCACCAGCCCCGGAGCCGCGCCCCGATCCCCAGCCACCGATCCTGCGGATCGACAATGTCGCGAAGGCCTTCGGCAGCTTTCGCGCCGTCGACGGCGTGTCGCTCGATATCCGCGCCGGCGAGTTCTTCGCCCTGCTCGGGCCCAGCGGCTGCGGCAAGACCACGCTGCTGCGCATGCTGGCCGGCTTCGAGACGCCGGACGAGGGACGCATCCTTCTGTCCGGCGAGGATATCGCTCAGCTGCTGCCGCACGAGCGGCCCATCAACATGATGTTCCAGAACTACGCGCTGTTCCCGCATCTGAACGTGCGCGACAACATCGCCTTCGGGCTGAAGCGCGCCGGCATGCCGCGCGCCGAGATCGCCACGCGCGTGGCCGAGATGGTGGCGCTGGTCCGGCTCGACGGGCTGGAGAAGCGCAAGCCCGACCAGCTCTCCGGCGGCCAGAAGCAGCGCGTGGCGCTCGCCCGCTCGCTGGCGCGGCGGCCGCAGGTGCTGCTGCTCGACGAGCCGATGGCCGCGCTCGACAAGAAGCTGCGCGAGAGCACGCAGCTCGAGCTGATGGAGCTGCAGCGCCGGCTCGGCATGACCTTCATCATCGTCACGCACGACCAGGAGGAGGCGATGACGGTGGCGACCCGGATCGGCGTGATGAACGCCGGCAAGCTCGAGCAGGTCGCGGTGCCACGCCGTCTCTATGAGGAGCCCGCCTCGCGCTGGGTGGCGGAGTTCGTCGGCGACATCAACATGTTCGAGGGCGAGGTGACCGCTCGGGAGCCGCTTCGGCTGCGGGTTTCGACCGCTCATGCGGGTGAGCTCGTCGCGGCGCAGCCGGTCGTTCCGATTACCGAGAGCAAGGTCGCGGTCGCAATCCGTCCCGAGAAGATTCGCCTTGCGCTCCGCCGCCCTGCTGCCGACGCCGCGGGGATCAATTGCGTCCAGGGGGCGATTTCCGATGCGAGCTATCTCGGCGGCAAGACCGTGTACAAGATCAGGCTCGATGGCGGCGCCGTGCTGCACGCCTCACAGGCCAACACGGCGCGGCTCGACGCCGACGGCTATGGTCTGAATCAGCGCGTCGTGGCCTGGTTCACGCCCGATGATTGCGTGGTGCTGGAGCGATGA
- a CDS encoding ABC transporter permease, which produces MSARRIFSRPARFAAIAPYVWMVLFFLVPFAFVLKISLSQTAIAQPPYTPVFSWADGLSSLRDAFAALSFDNFRLLLSDDLYLSSYLRSVVVALTSTAVLLLIGYPIAYGMARLPKRWQGVAMMLVIVPFWTSFLIRIYAWVNILQHDGLLNQILLALHIVSAPVVWLSTDSAMYVGIVYSYLPFMILPLFATLTKLEPALEEASADLGATPRETFWLVTFPLSLPGVGAGALLCFIPIVGEFVIPDLLAGSKSLMIGQTLWLEFFTNKDWPVASSIAVVLLAVLLLPLLLYDRLQRRQLEESR; this is translated from the coding sequence ATGAGCGCGCGCCGTATCTTCTCGCGACCGGCGCGCTTTGCTGCGATCGCCCCCTATGTCTGGATGGTCCTGTTCTTCCTGGTGCCGTTCGCCTTCGTCCTCAAGATCAGCCTGTCGCAGACCGCGATAGCGCAGCCGCCCTACACGCCGGTCTTCTCGTGGGCGGACGGCTTGTCGTCACTGCGTGATGCCTTCGCGGCGCTGTCGTTCGACAATTTCCGGCTGCTGCTGTCGGACGATCTATATCTCTCGTCCTATCTGCGCAGCGTCGTCGTCGCGCTGACGTCGACGGCGGTCTTGCTGCTGATCGGCTATCCCATCGCCTACGGCATGGCGCGGCTGCCGAAGCGCTGGCAGGGCGTGGCGATGATGCTGGTCATCGTGCCGTTCTGGACCTCGTTCCTGATCCGCATCTATGCCTGGGTCAACATCCTCCAGCATGACGGCCTGCTCAACCAGATCCTGCTCGCGCTGCACATTGTGTCTGCGCCAGTCGTATGGCTGTCGACCGACAGCGCGATGTATGTCGGCATCGTCTACTCCTATCTGCCGTTCATGATCCTGCCGCTGTTCGCGACGCTCACCAAGCTGGAGCCGGCGCTGGAGGAGGCGTCCGCCGATCTCGGCGCGACGCCGCGCGAGACCTTCTGGCTGGTCACCTTCCCGCTGTCATTGCCCGGCGTTGGCGCCGGTGCGCTGTTGTGCTTCATCCCGATCGTGGGCGAGTTCGTCATTCCCGATCTCCTCGCCGGCTCGAAGTCGCTGATGATCGGCCAGACCCTGTGGCTTGAGTTCTTCACGAATAAGGACTGGCCGGTGGCCTCGAGCATCGCCGTGGTGCTGTTGGCCGTGCTGCTGTTGCCGCTGCTGCTCTACGACCGGCTGCAGCGCCGGCAGTTGGAGGAGAGCCGGTGA
- a CDS encoding ABC transporter permease: MPKPSRLSRFNVASLTLGLAFLYLPILILVIYSFNASRLVTVWGGWSLRWYHEFFNDRAMIDAAWMSLGVGATSATLATVLGTLAAVALSRGQAFRGRILFSGMLYAPLVMPEVITGLSLLLLFVALSAERGFWTVTIAHTTLTMCFVAVVVQSRLVSLDRSLEEAAMDLGCDPFRAFVMVTLPLIAPAVVAGWMLAFTLSLDDLVIASFTTGPGSATLPIRIYSEVRLGVKPEINAICTLVIGLIAVVIVVASLASKLSSDRGESAAPL, encoded by the coding sequence ATGCCTAAGCCCTCCCGCCTGTCCCGTTTCAACGTCGCCTCGCTGACGCTCGGGCTCGCCTTCCTGTATCTGCCGATCCTGATCCTGGTGATCTACTCGTTCAACGCCTCGCGGCTGGTGACGGTGTGGGGCGGCTGGTCGCTGCGCTGGTATCATGAGTTCTTCAACGACCGGGCGATGATCGACGCGGCCTGGATGAGCCTGGGCGTCGGCGCCACTTCGGCCACGTTGGCGACGGTGCTCGGCACGCTGGCGGCGGTGGCGCTGTCGCGCGGCCAGGCATTCCGCGGCCGCATCCTGTTCTCCGGCATGCTGTATGCGCCGCTAGTCATGCCCGAGGTGATCACCGGCCTGTCGCTGCTCCTGCTGTTCGTCGCACTGAGCGCCGAGCGCGGCTTCTGGACGGTGACCATCGCGCACACGACGCTGACGATGTGCTTCGTCGCCGTGGTCGTGCAGTCGCGACTGGTGTCGCTCGACCGCAGCCTGGAGGAGGCGGCCATGGATCTCGGCTGCGATCCCTTCCGCGCCTTCGTCATGGTGACCTTGCCGCTGATCGCGCCGGCGGTGGTGGCGGGGTGGATGCTGGCCTTCACGCTGTCACTCGACGATCTCGTGATCGCGAGCTTCACCACGGGGCCGGGGTCGGCGACCTTGCCGATCCGGATCTATTCCGAGGTGAGGCTCGGGGTGAAGCCGGAGATCAACGCGATCTGCACGCTGGTCATCGGGCTCATCGCGGTGGTCATCGTGGTCGCGTCCCTGGCGTCGAAGCTGTCGAGCGACCGCGGCGAGAGCGCGGCGCCGCTTTAG
- a CDS encoding alpha/beta fold hydrolase — MPIGFRHGRFTDAARPNWNGDGPRPIDWFAWYPAKDGTAETTLPVAPWPHGWFKAGPAALDGPLAADGLYPLVVYSHGTGCNGLHFEWLARALAAQGFIAVAVNHHGNSNAEPYRAEAFLCSWERPRDISLLIDDIVADPGFASRIDPDRIFAVGYSLGGVTATALLGAIMIRSPFAPGANLGRGPREFPDLVDHLPRLMEQSPVFRDSWARMSASYHDRRIKAALLLAPGRSVQGFSEESVAAINVPTHIMVGGADALLPSARWLHERLPDSAFDVVADDAGHYVFLPESTELGRSSDPASCVDPASVDRGKVHRTVVAAALKLFTR; from the coding sequence ATGCCCATCGGATTTCGCCACGGCCGCTTCACGGATGCCGCGCGGCCGAACTGGAATGGCGATGGGCCGCGCCCCATCGACTGGTTTGCCTGGTATCCGGCCAAGGATGGCACGGCCGAAACAACGCTTCCGGTCGCCCCATGGCCGCACGGCTGGTTCAAGGCCGGACCTGCGGCTCTGGATGGGCCGCTCGCCGCGGATGGACTGTATCCGCTGGTGGTCTACTCGCACGGCACCGGCTGCAATGGCTTGCACTTCGAATGGCTCGCCCGCGCACTGGCTGCGCAGGGCTTCATCGCGGTCGCCGTCAATCATCACGGCAACAGCAATGCCGAGCCTTACCGCGCCGAGGCCTTCCTGTGCTCGTGGGAGCGGCCGCGCGACATCTCCCTGCTGATTGACGATATCGTCGCTGATCCCGGCTTCGCCAGCCGCATCGATCCCGATCGCATCTTCGCCGTCGGCTATTCGCTCGGCGGCGTTACCGCCACCGCCCTGCTCGGCGCCATCATGATCCGCTCGCCGTTCGCGCCCGGCGCCAATCTCGGCCGCGGCCCGCGCGAGTTTCCGGATCTCGTCGATCATCTGCCGCGGCTGATGGAGCAAAGCCCGGTGTTTCGTGACTCCTGGGCGCGGATGTCGGCGTCGTATCATGATCGCCGCATCAAGGCGGCGCTGCTGCTGGCGCCAGGCCGGTCTGTGCAGGGCTTCTCCGAGGAGAGCGTGGCCGCGATCAACGTGCCGACGCACATCATGGTCGGCGGCGCCGATGCGCTGCTGCCCTCGGCACGTTGGCTGCACGAGCGATTGCCGGACAGCGCCTTCGATGTCGTCGCTGATGACGCCGGGCACTACGTATTCCTGCCGGAGAGCACCGAACTCGGCCGCAGTTCCGATCCGGCCAGTTGCGTCGATCCGGCATCAGTGGATCGCGGGAAGGTTCATCGCACGGTCGTCGCGGCCGCCTTGAAGCTGTTTACGCGTTAA
- a CDS encoding carbohydrate ABC transporter permease, producing MKLPTLREVGTEARLLLIGIPVFIWTMIPIYHMFLFAISPKEDAFSGKLWPDHPTLHNFSIVFHQQHYFLRDFWIQFGNSVIIAAAVGALTLIIATCAAYAISRLRVPGSRVVMNLALFTYFIPAAFLAVPMYRTMGKYGLLNNDWSLILAMVTIASPYAIWVLKQASDKLPVELDEAAVMDGASPLQIFRLVYVPLMMPSLVAIGTYAVLLAWNEYLYAFLLLSNDKAITLPVALGNFLAADDSPWELLMTTGFIYALPPAAVYYAFKRYMVGGLTAGAVKS from the coding sequence ATGAAGCTCCCTACCCTCCGCGAGGTCGGCACCGAGGCCCGGCTGCTCTTGATCGGCATTCCCGTCTTCATCTGGACGATGATCCCGATCTATCACATGTTCCTGTTCGCGATCTCGCCCAAGGAGGACGCGTTCTCGGGCAAGCTGTGGCCGGACCACCCGACCTTGCACAATTTTTCGATCGTGTTTCACCAGCAGCATTACTTCCTGCGCGACTTCTGGATCCAGTTCGGCAACTCCGTAATCATCGCCGCCGCCGTCGGCGCGCTGACCCTGATCATCGCGACCTGCGCCGCCTATGCGATCTCGCGCCTGCGCGTGCCGGGCAGCCGCGTGGTGATGAACCTCGCGCTGTTCACCTATTTCATCCCGGCCGCGTTCCTCGCGGTGCCGATGTATCGCACGATGGGCAAATACGGCCTGCTCAACAATGACTGGTCGCTGATCCTGGCGATGGTCACGATCGCCTCGCCCTACGCGATCTGGGTGCTGAAGCAGGCGTCCGACAAGCTGCCGGTCGAGCTCGACGAAGCCGCCGTCATGGATGGCGCGAGCCCGTTGCAGATCTTCCGCCTGGTCTACGTGCCGCTGATGATGCCGTCGCTGGTCGCGATCGGCACCTATGCGGTGCTGCTGGCCTGGAACGAATATCTCTACGCGTTCCTGCTGCTGTCGAATGACAAGGCGATCACCCTTCCCGTGGCGCTCGGCAACTTCCTCGCCGCCGACGATTCGCCGTGGGAGCTGCTGATGACCACCGGCTTCATCTACGCGCTGCCGCCCGCCGCGGTGTACTACGCCTTCAAGCGCTACATGGTGGGCGGCCTCACCGCCGGCGCCGTGAAGTCGTGA
- a CDS encoding carbohydrate ABC transporter permease: MAITLSASDPALAEAPRPARLTPPQVWGVVMLAPYLLVFLAFVVYPVGYGLWLARDPASYVALFNDPIFARAAVNTLIFLLVGINLKMLIALFLSGFFVQQRGWIKWLSVIFILPWAVPSIPTILSVRFMLNPEWGVVNQLIFKFTGEDGPNWLNDPTVALAMAIGMHIWKSLPFWTLILMTGRLAISQDLFEAAEVDGATWMQKFRYITWPSMQTLYITCTLLSMIWTLGDFNSVYLLTGGGPADLTHVLSTLGIRYLRLDQLSLAMASIVCAMPLVLPLVYFMMKRLSR; encoded by the coding sequence ATGGCGATCACGCTCTCAGCTTCCGATCCCGCCCTCGCGGAGGCACCACGACCGGCGCGCCTGACCCCGCCTCAGGTGTGGGGCGTCGTGATGCTGGCGCCCTATCTGCTCGTCTTCCTGGCCTTCGTCGTCTATCCCGTCGGTTACGGCCTGTGGCTGGCGCGCGATCCGGCGAGCTATGTCGCGCTGTTCAATGATCCGATCTTCGCGCGCGCCGCCGTCAACACGCTGATCTTCCTCTTGGTCGGCATCAATCTGAAGATGCTGATCGCGCTGTTTTTGTCCGGCTTCTTCGTGCAGCAGCGCGGCTGGATCAAATGGCTGTCGGTGATCTTCATCCTGCCCTGGGCGGTGCCGTCGATCCCGACCATCCTGTCGGTTCGCTTCATGCTCAATCCCGAATGGGGCGTGGTGAACCAGTTGATCTTCAAGTTCACCGGCGAGGACGGCCCGAACTGGCTGAACGACCCGACGGTGGCACTCGCGATGGCCATCGGCATGCACATCTGGAAGTCGCTGCCGTTCTGGACATTGATCCTGATGACGGGGCGTCTCGCGATCTCGCAGGACCTGTTCGAGGCCGCCGAGGTCGACGGCGCCACCTGGATGCAGAAGTTCCGCTACATCACCTGGCCATCGATGCAGACGCTCTACATCACCTGCACGCTGCTCTCGATGATCTGGACGCTCGGCGACTTCAACAGCGTGTATCTCTTGACCGGCGGCGGCCCGGCCGATCTCACTCACGTGCTGTCGACGCTCGGCATCCGCTATCTCAGGCTCGATCAGCTCAGCCTCGCGATGGCTTCGATCGTCTGCGCGATGCCGCTGGTGCTCCCCCTGGTCTATTTCATGATGAAGCGGTTGTCGCGATGA